From the Lolium rigidum isolate FL_2022 chromosome 2, APGP_CSIRO_Lrig_0.1, whole genome shotgun sequence genome, one window contains:
- the LOC124685842 gene encoding E3 ubiquitin-protein ligase MBR1-like — protein sequence MEEYLSRRSKTAIGYLRRGSSISSRERGSEETTCQNTDGQGSPAGVNPVKTRLADNQERPRYLHGSYNSASSTAISRRFSKVPLRKFGEEKRRQSLLEGIDIAQTSRRKAEANNVEGSKKIVAEKQSLGASRTRIKDDKLGAHDPEVSHSAGSSDVPAHTAESLVRSASLSSGTHRQKDKELNLGIPGYSCSSSFTNQPTIPRIPSVGAKPQNGLSTGEQRHGPCGLKNLGCSSVSDVLPSGCSSDSAYSRRFDAVRKRVSDGESSSRSRVISGPSGLGRSHTLFPSISGPRIRSTDQSAPQQTLGSLSRNIQDSAVSVRTRRTSRDSRFRISEERQDGMLSLHESTVGNQQSMGVHFSVEEVSSESSIRPLAVELPHAIYSAGRQVSSTRTTRGTSSSHFEETPPQTSRGLLRERRGHRRINMEGIAEVLLALDRIEQEAELTYEQLRVLETNLLLGAFASQDQHRDMRMDIDNMSYEELLELEERIGSVSTALSEEQFAKCIRRRLYRRAATEVKTSIVDDNKCSICQEEFLKGEEVGRLRCEHQYHVCCIRQWLLQKNWCPICKASALRSLN from the exons ATGGAGGAGTATTTAAGCAGGAGATCCAAAACAGCAATTGGTTATCTAAGAAGAGGTTCCAGCATCTCTTCGAGAGAACGAGGTTCTGAAGAGACGACCTGTCAGAACACCGATGGACAGGGGAGCCCAGCAGGAGTCAATCCTGTGAAAACCAGGCTGGCTGATAATCAGGAGAGACCAAGATATTTGCATGGTTCATACAACTCTGCAAGCTCAACGGCCATTTCCAGAAGATTTTCCAAAGTTCCCCTTCGGAAGTTTGGCGAGGAGAAGCGAAGGCAGTCTTTGCTGGAAGGAATCGACATTGCTCAaacaagtagaagaaaggccgagGCCAATAATGTGGAGGGTAGTAAGAAAATAGTTGCAGAGAAGCAAAGTTTAGGTGCTTCACGGACCAGAATCAAAGATGACAAATTGGGAGCACATGACCCTGAGGTTTCGCATTCTGCTGGTTCTTCAGATGTACCTGCTCATACAGCTGAGTCCTTGGTAAGGAGCGCTTCACTAAGTTCTGGAACACATAGGCAGAAGGATAAGGAATTGAATTTAGGCATACCTGGATATTCTTGCTCTTCGTCATTTACTAATCAGCCTACTATACCTAGAATTCCTTCCGTTGGCGCAAAGCCACAGAATGGTCTTAGTACTGGTGAACAGAGACATGGACCATGTGGTCTTAAAAACCTTGGTTGCAGTTCAGTCTCTGATGTTTTGCCGTCAGGATGTTCATCTGATTCAGCTTATAGCAGGAGGTTTGATGCTGTTAGAAAGAGAGTTTCTGACGGGGAAAGCTCTTCAAGATCAAGGGTCATAAGTGGACCCTCCGGTTTAGGTCGTTCACATACATTGTTTCCTAGCATTAGCGGTCCTAGGATCAGAAGTACTGATCAATCAGCTCCTCAACAAACATTAGGTAGCCTCAGCAGAAATATTCAGGATTCAGCAGTATCAGTAAGGACAAGACGAACTTCTCGGGACAGTAGGTTCAGGATATCTGAGGAAAGACAGGATGGCATGCTTTCTCTTCATGAGTCTACTGTGGGGAATCAACAGTCCATGGGGGTACATTTTTCagtggaagaggtttcttcagaaAGCTCAATAAGACCATTAGCTGTGGaactacctcatgcaatttactcAGCTGGTCGTCAGGTGTCAAGTACTCGTACTACAAGGGGAACATCGAGCTCTCATTTTGAGGAAACTCCCCCACAAACATCTCGTGGTCTTTTGCGAGAGAGACGTGGTCACAGACGCATAAACATGGAAGGCATTGCAGAG GTATTACTAGCGCTGGACAGGATTGAACAAGAAGCTGAGCTCACTTACGAG CAATTGCGGGTATTGGAGACAAATCTGTTACTTGGTGCTTTCGCCTCCCAAGATCAGCATAGAGACATGCGAATGGATATTGACAACATGTCCTATGAG GAACTATTAGAATTGGAAGAAAGAATAGGCTCAGTAAGTACCGCACTTTCTGAAGAACAGTTTGCCAAATGCATCAGAAGGCGTTTATATAGACGAGCCGCCACAGAAGTAAAAACATCGATCGTAGATGACAACAAGTGCAGCATATGCCAG GAAGAGTTCCTGAAGGGCGAGGAGGTTGGCAGGCTGCGGTGTGAGCACCAGTACCATGTGTGCTGCATTCGCCAGTGGCTCCTGCAGAAGAACTGGTGCCCGATATGCAAGGCTTCAGCGTTGCGCTCTCTCAACTGA
- the LOC124691180 gene encoding putative adagio-like protein 2, producing the protein MEWDSDSDGSGEEDEEEEGVGPWGGGGGGAGGGFSLAIEGVLGGACGLVVSDALEPDFPIIYVNRGFEDATGYHAEEVLGRNCRFLQCRGPFAQRRHPLVDAVVVTQIQRCLEEGTEFQGDLLNFKKDGSPFMTTLQLKPIYGDDETITHYMGIQFFNDCNVDLGPLPGSVAKEVVKSIWIAPDNTIRSSPTRKGNFCSEHSNLFQLSDEVLCQKILSRLSPRDIASVNSVCKRLYHMTRNDHLWKMVCQKAWGSEATRALENVAGTKSLAWGRLARELTTLEAVAWRKLTIGGTVEPSRCNFSACAVGNRVVLFGGEGVNAQPMNDTFVLDLSASKPEWRHITVGSAPPGRWGHTLSCLSGSLLVLFGGCGGQGLLNDVFILDLDAKHPTWREIFGRAPPVPRSWHSSCTLDGSKLVVSGGCADSGVLLSDTHLLDVTMERPVWREIPAPWTPPSRLGHSLSVYDGRKILMFGGLAKSGPLRLRSGDVFTMDLSEDAPSWRCITGSGMPGACNPAGVGPPPRLDHVAVSLPGGRIMIFGGSVAGLHSASQLYLLDPTEEKPTWRILNVPGRPPRFAWGHSTCVMEGTKAIVLGGQTGEEWTLTEIHELSLASSLV; encoded by the exons ATGGAGTGGGACAGCGACTCGGACGGCAgcggggaggaggacgaggaggaggagggggtcgggccctggggcggcggcggtggaggcgcgggcGGGGGATTCTCGCTGGCGATCGAGGGCGTCCTCGGCGGCGCGTGCGGGCTTGTCGTGTCGGACGCGCTCGAGCCCGACTTCCCCATCATCTACGTCAATAGAGGCTTCGAGGACGCCACCGGGTACCACGCCGAGGAGGTGCTCGGCAGGAACTG CCGGTTCTTGCAATGCAGAGGACCATTTGCTCAAAGAAGACATCCTCTTGTTGATGCTGTAGTAGTTACTCAGATTCAGAGATGCTTAGAGGAAGGAACTGAGTTCCAGGGTGATCTGCTGAATTTCAAGAAAGATGGTTCCCCATTCATGACGACTCTGCAACTAAAACCCATATATGgagatgatgaaacaataacccaTTATATGGGCATTCAGTTCTTCAACGACTGTAACGTTGATTTGGGGCCGTTGCCTGGCTCTGTGGCAAAGGAAGTTGTGAAATCGATATGGATTGCACCAGATAATACTATCCGATCAAGTCCAACACGGAAGGGTAACTTTTGCTCTGAGCATTCTAATCTCTTCCAACTGAGTGATGAGGTACTGTGCCAGAAGATCCTATCAAGATTGTCACCTAGGGATATAGCATCCGTAAACTCTGTATGTAAACGTTTGTATCACATGACAAGGAATGATCACCTTTGGAAAATGGTTTGTCAAAAAGCATGGGGCAGCGAGGCTACTCGGGCTCTTGAGAATGTGGCTGGCACAAAAAGTTTGGCATGGGGACGGCTAGCAAGAGAGCTGACCACATTGGAAGCTGTCGCCTGGAGGAAACTGACAATTGGGGGTACAGTGGAGCCATCTCGCTGTAATTTCAGCGCTTGTGCTGTAGGGAACCGTGTTGTCCTTTTCGGTGGGGAAGGTGTTAACGCGCAGCCGATGAATGATACATTTGTGCTGGATTTGAGTGCCAGCAAGCCAGAATGGAGGCACATCACTGTGGGCTCAGCTCCTCCTGGCCGCTGGGGCCATACCCTGTCATGTCTAAGTGGATCACTGTTGGTTCTGTTTGGTGGATGCGGAGGCCAGGGCCTGCTCAATGATGTCTTCATTTTGGATTTGGATGCAAAACATCCAACATGGCGTGAGATTTTTGGCCGTGCACCACCAGTTCCGCGGTCATGGCATAGCTCTTGCACACTGGATGGATCAAAGCTGGTGGTTTctggtggctgtgccgactctggTGTGCTTCTCAGTGATACTCATCTCTTAGATGTAACAATGGAAAGACCTGTTTGGAGGGAGATACCTGCACCTTGGACTCCACCTTCTAGATTGGGGCACTCGCTCTCTGTTTACGATGGCAGGAAAATCCTGATGTTTGGTGGTCTTGCTAAAAGTGGCCCTTTACGGCTCAGGTCTGGTGATGTATTCACCATGGACTTAAGTGAAGATGCGCCGTCCTGGCGGTGCATCACTGGTAGTGGAATGCCAGGAGCTTGTAACCCAGCTGGAGTTGGCCCACCTCCTCGCCTTGATCACGTTGCCGTGAGCCTTCCTGGAGGGAGAATCATGATATTTGGTGGTTCAGTAGCAGGTCTTCACTCTGCTTCACAGCTTTACCTCCTGGATCCAACCGAAGAAAAACCTACCTGGAGAATACTGAATGTTCCAGGGCGCCCCCCGAGGTTCGCCTGGGGCCACAGTACCTGCGTTATGGAAGGAACAAAGGCAATAGTCCTTGGGGGACAAACTGGAGAAGAGTGGACGCTGACTGAAATACATGAGCTTTCTCTGGCAAGCTCATTAGTATGA
- the LOC124691181 gene encoding uncharacterized protein LOC124691181 produces the protein MGSGNLVMKKVAKPSSFDLDIQLDRSWTEDVTCPICLDFPHNAVLLRCTSYEKGCRPFVCDTDKSRSNCLERFKGAHGQPVNVKVSAVNIAPRDSIHIISSSANNHPACPLCRGDVIGWVVIGEARQHLNQKKRCCEESCCSYVGNFHDLQKHTQQKHPNSRPSEIDPARRVDWENFQQSSDIIDVLSTIHAHVPNSIVLGDYVIEYGDDEAGDDYEVLHRVRGNWWTSCIFCKSFGSSRGRRRARTRERRGSESRNVSRSTQERFAVEVPARSVGIREIRFGGVDDEYLVTGASRRMASHYRDARYVRRRPQM, from the exons ATGGGTTCAGGAAATCTGGTGATGAAGAAGGTGGCGAAGCCGAGCTCTTTCGACCTCGACATACAACTTGACAGAAGCTGGACAGAGGATGTTACTTGCCCGATATGTCTTGATTTTCCGCACAACGCGGTCTTGCTGAGGTGCACATCTTATGAGAAAGGCTGTAGGCCGTTCGTATGTGACACCGACAAGTCCCGTTCAAACTGCCTCGAGCGGTTTAAAGGTGCTCACGGGCAGCCGGTCAACGTGAAAGTCTCAGCTGTTAATATCGCTCCTCGCGATAGCATCCATATCATCTCATCAAGTGCAAACAACCACCCAGCTTGCCCATTGTGTAGAGGCGATGTTATTGGGTGGGTTGTTATCGGTGAGGCCCGCCAGCATCTTAACCAAAAGAAAAGATGTTGTGAAGAGAGTTGCTGTTCATATGTTGGCAACTTCCATGACCTCCAGAAGCACACCCAGCAGAAGCATCCGAATTCCCGCCCTTCGGAAATTGATCCCGCTCGCCGAGTTGACTGGGAGAATTTCCAGCAATCGTCCGACATCATAGATGTCTTGAGCACGATACATGCACATGTGCCCAACAGTATAGTTCTGGGAGATTATGTGATCGAGTATGGGGATGATGAAGCTGGTGATGACTATGAAGTTCTCCACAGGGTCAGGGGAAACTGGTGGACGTCCTGTATCTTCTGCAAGTCATTCGGATCTTCGAGAGGCCGGAGAAGAGCAAGGACAAGAGAAAGGAGAGGTAGTGAAAGCAGGAACGTCAGCAGGTCCACTCAGGAAAGGTTCGCTGTCGAGGTTCCGGCCAGATCCGTAGGCATAAGAGAAATCAGGTTCGGTGGAGTAGATGATGAATATCTAGTTACCGGGGCATCTAGGAGAATGGCCAGTCATTACAG GGATGCCAGGTATGTCCGCCGACGCCCGCAAATGTAG